One Gelria sp. Kuro-4 DNA segment encodes these proteins:
- a CDS encoding cation:proton antiporter: protein MLMELIAILLATKAGGWVAQRLGQPAVLGELIAGVVLGPSVLGLLHPSELITDLAQLGVIILMFIAGLETDLQQLGESGGPALLVAGGGVVLPFLGGALVGRTFGLSWAQSAFAGAILTATSVSISAQTLMEMNRIKSREGVTILGAAVIDDVLGIIVLTLVASFTGTKGATTSVAGAFEHMTGYFLAAGLTGVFVLPRLAGFVTQLDITEGLLTFSLVACLLFSWGAEASGVAAITGAYLAGVFFSRTPYGHKVEDKVQALGYALLVPVFFINIGLNAQLGSIRGGLIAFSAAFVVVAVLGKVLGCGLGAGLAHYPWVSALRVGVGMIARGEVGIIVADLGLKGGIIDPALYSMAVLVVLLTTLVTPPLLRLAFALGGEKAGEP from the coding sequence ATGCTGATGGAACTTATAGCAATTCTTTTGGCGACAAAAGCCGGGGGCTGGGTGGCACAAAGGCTGGGCCAGCCGGCCGTGCTGGGTGAGCTGATTGCGGGGGTAGTGCTCGGGCCTTCCGTGTTGGGGCTCCTGCACCCGTCGGAGTTGATCACCGATCTGGCGCAGCTGGGCGTGATCATTCTCATGTTTATCGCCGGCCTCGAAACCGACCTGCAGCAGCTGGGCGAATCGGGCGGGCCGGCGCTCCTGGTGGCCGGCGGCGGCGTGGTGCTGCCTTTTCTCGGCGGCGCTTTGGTGGGCCGCACCTTCGGCCTTTCCTGGGCGCAGAGTGCCTTCGCCGGCGCCATCCTTACCGCCACCAGCGTCAGCATCTCGGCCCAGACCTTGATGGAGATGAACCGCATCAAGAGCCGGGAGGGGGTAACCATCCTGGGCGCGGCGGTGATCGACGACGTCTTGGGCATCATTGTGCTCACCCTGGTGGCGAGCTTCACCGGGACGAAGGGGGCCACCACATCCGTGGCCGGTGCCTTTGAGCACATGACCGGCTATTTCTTGGCGGCCGGGCTGACCGGCGTCTTCGTCCTGCCGCGCCTGGCCGGGTTTGTAACGCAGCTTGACATCACCGAAGGCCTTTTGACCTTTAGCCTGGTGGCGTGCCTGCTCTTTTCCTGGGGGGCGGAGGCCTCAGGCGTGGCGGCCATCACCGGGGCCTACCTGGCGGGCGTATTCTTTTCCCGCACCCCGTACGGCCATAAAGTGGAAGACAAGGTGCAGGCGCTGGGCTACGCCCTGCTGGTGCCGGTTTTCTTCATCAACATCGGCCTCAACGCCCAGCTGGGCAGCATCCGGGGCGGCCTCATCGCGTTTAGTGCGGCGTTTGTTGTCGTCGCCGTCCTCGGCAAGGTGCTGGGCTGCGGCTTGGGCGCCGGGCTGGCCCACTACCCCTGGGTGAGTGCGCTGCGGGTGGGGGTGGGAATGATTGCCCGCGGTGAGGTGGGGATCATTGTGGCGGACCTGGGCCTGAAGGGCGGCATCATCGACCCGGCGCTTTACTCCATGGCGGTGCTGGTGGTGCTTTTGACGACGCTGGTTACGCCGCCGCTTCTCAGGCTGGCGTTCGCGCTGGGCGGTGAGAAGGCCGGTGAGCCCTAG
- a CDS encoding P-II family nitrogen regulator, whose protein sequence is MHLLVIVLNKTSLLTEVLELLAAKGAKGATIIDSVGMGRTLAKSGYSGPLVASFTRALKGSPPMNKTIFSVLDSNEVLDAAVAAVQAFLDLKEPGSGIMFTMPVQNVYGLVE, encoded by the coding sequence TTGCATCTGTTGGTAATAGTCTTGAACAAGACTAGCTTACTGACAGAGGTATTGGAGCTTCTGGCCGCGAAGGGAGCTAAAGGCGCCACCATCATCGACAGCGTGGGCATGGGGCGAACCTTGGCAAAATCCGGTTATTCCGGTCCGCTGGTGGCCAGCTTTACCCGCGCCCTCAAAGGCTCGCCGCCCATGAACAAGACTATCTTTTCTGTACTGGACTCTAATGAAGTGCTGGATGCGGCCGTCGCTGCCGTGCAGGCTTTCCTGGATCTTAAGGAGCCGGGATCAGGGATCATGTTTACCATGCCGGTACAAAACGTCTACGGCCTGGTGGAGTAA
- a CDS encoding biotin transporter BioY produces the protein MKRPTLRETAYIGVFAALMTVLGYVEIPLPFSPVPITGQTFGVMLAGALLGSRLGFLALAVFDLAGLAFPVFAGGSGGLAVLAGPTGGYILSWPLAAWLIGRLTEQVPRPGFLRLFVANVLGGVIVIYALGVTQLALVAHIGFLPAVAKGALPFLPGDLIKCAVAAVAAQRLAAHHLAPRQAGAQS, from the coding sequence GTGAAAAGGCCCACGTTGCGCGAGACAGCCTACATAGGTGTCTTCGCCGCTCTCATGACCGTCCTGGGTTACGTGGAAATCCCGCTGCCCTTCAGCCCCGTACCCATCACCGGACAGACGTTCGGGGTGATGCTGGCCGGAGCGCTGCTGGGGAGCCGCCTGGGTTTCCTGGCGCTCGCGGTTTTTGACCTCGCCGGCCTGGCCTTTCCGGTATTCGCCGGCGGAAGCGGCGGACTGGCCGTGCTGGCCGGCCCCACCGGCGGCTACATCCTCAGCTGGCCGCTGGCCGCCTGGCTCATCGGGCGCCTCACGGAGCAGGTTCCACGGCCGGGCTTTCTCCGGCTCTTTGTCGCCAACGTCCTGGGCGGCGTCATCGTCATCTACGCTCTAGGGGTAACGCAGCTCGCCCTGGTGGCGCACATCGGCTTCCTCCCGGCCGTGGCCAAGGGAGCGCTCCCCTTCCTCCCGGGCGATCTCATCAAGTGCGCCGTCGCCGCCGTGGCGGCGCAGCGCCTGGCGGCCCACCATCTCGCCCCGCGCCAGGCCGGCGCCCAAAGTTAA
- a CDS encoding ABC transporter ATP-binding protein, whose amino-acid sequence MKQVEFRQVSKVFVAGGQKIVALREISFAVEPGQFLTVIGPSGSGKTTLLRCLAGFETPTSGEILVAGRRVTGPGRDRMMVFQDLGQLFPWRTVLGNVLLALRLARPEKSRRECLNLAHSYLKLVGLEEYGHLYPHQLSGGMKQRVAIARALGVQPAVLLMDEPFASLDAITRSGLQTELLRIWAEKHVTIIFVTHNIEEALLTADHIVVLARGGGLRALVANALPRPRRVEDPAFAAAWQNLHRLLGQAQAQPEGGTAPLREPEAHPLVRPAAGGAPLA is encoded by the coding sequence ATGAAGCAGGTGGAGTTCCGGCAGGTAAGCAAGGTCTTTGTCGCCGGCGGGCAAAAGATCGTCGCCCTTAGGGAGATTAGTTTCGCCGTCGAGCCGGGTCAGTTCTTGACGGTGATCGGCCCCTCCGGCTCCGGCAAGACCACCCTGCTGCGCTGCCTGGCCGGTTTTGAAACCCCCACCAGCGGTGAAATCCTGGTCGCCGGGCGCCGGGTGACCGGCCCCGGGCGCGATCGCATGATGGTGTTCCAGGACCTGGGCCAGCTCTTTCCCTGGCGGACGGTGTTGGGCAACGTCCTTTTGGCGCTGCGCCTGGCCCGGCCGGAGAAAAGCCGCCGGGAGTGCCTCAACCTGGCCCACTCCTACCTCAAGCTCGTCGGCCTGGAGGAGTACGGCCACCTTTATCCCCACCAGCTCTCAGGCGGCATGAAGCAGCGCGTGGCCATCGCCCGGGCGCTGGGGGTGCAGCCGGCGGTGCTCCTCATGGACGAACCCTTTGCCAGCCTGGACGCCATCACCCGGTCGGGGCTGCAGACCGAGCTCCTGCGCATCTGGGCGGAGAAGCACGTAACCATCATTTTTGTCACCCACAACATTGAGGAGGCCCTGCTGACGGCCGACCACATCGTGGTCCTGGCCCGCGGCGGCGGTCTGCGCGCACTGGTGGCCAACGCCCTGCCGCGTCCCCGTCGGGTGGAAGACCCGGCCTTCGCCGCCGCCTGGCAGAACCTGCACCGGCTGCTGGGCCAGGCGCAGGCACAGCCGGAAGGGGGCACGGCGCCGCTGCGCGAGCCGGAAGCGCACCCTCTGGTGCGGCCCGCCGCCGGCGGCGCGCCCCTCGCCTGA
- a CDS encoding ABC transporter permease: MPRYLHQVGFLCALALVWEVLARLNIWPELLFPSVTGILASLAGEISRGEIAGRTWYSLSLIGTGLSLAIVSSFLACALAMLLPACADALSALMAVLHPLPAIAVLPILLLWFKTGPHSIVLLILFSAFWPLTASIHAGLRSVPVTQVEVGRNLGLRGFGLVGNVMLPAALPAIIAGLRVGWARAWQASVAAEMVFGASGKDGGLGWFLYKKRYFLEVPAVFAGMLVIIAIGLLVENFLFKFLERHTIERWGMSSE, from the coding sequence TTGCCTAGGTACCTGCACCAGGTGGGGTTTTTGTGCGCCCTGGCCCTGGTTTGGGAGGTCCTGGCCCGGCTCAACATCTGGCCGGAGCTGCTCTTTCCTTCCGTTACCGGCATCCTCGCCAGCCTGGCCGGCGAGATCAGCCGGGGCGAAATCGCCGGCCGCACCTGGTACTCGCTGTCGCTCATCGGCACCGGGCTGAGCCTGGCCATCGTGTCCTCTTTTCTGGCCTGCGCCCTGGCCATGCTCCTGCCGGCCTGCGCCGACGCTCTCTCGGCGCTCATGGCCGTGCTCCATCCGCTGCCCGCCATCGCTGTCCTGCCCATCCTGCTCCTGTGGTTCAAGACCGGCCCACACTCCATTGTGCTGCTCATCCTCTTCTCGGCCTTCTGGCCCCTCACCGCCAGCATCCACGCCGGCCTGCGCTCCGTCCCGGTAACCCAGGTAGAAGTAGGGCGCAACCTGGGCCTGCGGGGCTTCGGCCTGGTGGGGAACGTGATGCTGCCGGCAGCTCTTCCGGCCATCATCGCCGGGCTGCGGGTGGGCTGGGCGCGGGCCTGGCAGGCCTCGGTGGCTGCAGAGATGGTCTTCGGCGCTTCGGGCAAAGACGGCGGTCTGGGCTGGTTTCTCTATAAGAAGCGGTATTTTTTGGAAGTGCCGGCCGTTTTCGCCGGCATGCTGGTGATCATCGCCATCGGCCTCCTGGTGGAAAACTTTCTCTTTAAGTTCCTGGAACGTCACACCATCGAACGCTGGGGCATGAGTTCCGAATAA
- a CDS encoding YqhV family protein produces MPESRFVWAMALMRVFAGCLEVTAALFMLRLGRVESAFRINAWLGIIGPTIFLVVGSLGLAGMVGRIPPLKVALLLGAVIFILASTQF; encoded by the coding sequence TTGCCGGAAAGCCGCTTCGTCTGGGCCATGGCGCTGATGCGCGTTTTTGCCGGTTGTCTGGAGGTGACGGCGGCGCTTTTTATGCTGCGGTTGGGCCGGGTGGAGAGCGCTTTTCGCATCAATGCCTGGCTCGGGATCATCGGCCCCACCATCTTCCTCGTTGTCGGCAGCCTGGGACTGGCCGGCATGGTGGGCCGGATTCCGCCGCTTAAGGTCGCCCTGCTCCTCGGGGCGGTCATCTTCATCCTGGCCAGCACGCAGTTTTAG
- a CDS encoding NRAMP family divalent metal transporter translates to MPSPSTSPAEVGKKNTAGVLLGAAFLMATSAIGPGFLTQTAVFTEQFKANFAFVILASVILDIGAQLNVWRVITMSGLRGQDVANKVLPGLGYFVAFLVALGGLAFNVGNIGGAAMGFNVLFGLNLKSGAIISALIAFYIFLSKEMGKAMDNFTKALGFVMLALTLYVAFVTRPPVGEAVVRMVAPTHIPFLPIVTLLGGTVGGYITFSGGHRLLDAGIKGTEHLGEVTKSSVTGIVVASVMRILLFLAVLGVVATGAKLNPANPPASAFQIGAGLIGYKIFGIVLWAAGITSVVGASYTSVSFLRTLHKSIDRHNAKWIIGFITASTLLFVTVEKPVALLILAGSLNGLILPITLGSMLLASRRRDIIGDYKHPNWMIAFGVLVVAIALYAGVSSLKGMAALWSR, encoded by the coding sequence ATGCCATCGCCATCGACATCGCCGGCAGAGGTGGGCAAGAAGAACACCGCCGGGGTTCTCCTGGGTGCCGCCTTTCTCATGGCTACGTCGGCCATCGGTCCCGGTTTTCTCACCCAAACGGCGGTTTTCACCGAGCAGTTCAAGGCCAATTTCGCCTTTGTCATCTTAGCCTCCGTCATTCTCGACATCGGTGCCCAGCTCAACGTCTGGCGCGTTATCACCATGTCCGGCCTGCGAGGGCAGGACGTGGCCAACAAGGTGCTTCCTGGTTTGGGGTACTTTGTCGCCTTTCTGGTGGCCCTGGGGGGCCTGGCCTTTAACGTGGGCAATATCGGCGGTGCCGCCATGGGGTTCAACGTCCTCTTCGGTCTCAACCTTAAGTCCGGCGCCATCATTTCGGCTCTGATCGCCTTCTATATTTTCCTTTCCAAGGAAATGGGCAAGGCCATGGACAACTTCACCAAGGCATTGGGCTTCGTCATGCTGGCTTTGACCCTGTACGTCGCCTTTGTCACCAGGCCACCGGTGGGTGAGGCCGTGGTTCGCATGGTGGCACCGACGCACATACCCTTCCTGCCCATTGTGACGTTGCTCGGTGGTACCGTAGGCGGCTACATCACCTTTTCGGGCGGCCACCGGCTGCTGGATGCCGGCATCAAGGGCACGGAGCACCTGGGCGAGGTGACCAAGAGTTCGGTTACCGGCATCGTGGTGGCTTCCGTCATGCGTATCCTCTTGTTTCTAGCCGTGCTCGGCGTGGTGGCCACGGGTGCCAAGCTCAACCCGGCGAACCCGCCCGCTTCCGCCTTTCAAATCGGGGCCGGGCTCATCGGTTACAAGATCTTCGGCATCGTTCTCTGGGCGGCCGGCATTACCTCGGTGGTGGGTGCTTCTTACACCTCTGTTTCTTTCCTCCGGACCCTGCACAAGTCCATCGACCGCCACAACGCCAAGTGGATCATTGGCTTCATCACCGCCTCAACGCTGTTGTTCGTCACTGTGGAGAAGCCGGTAGCCCTCCTCATCCTGGCCGGGTCGCTCAACGGCCTTATCCTTCCCATCACGTTGGGCAGCATGCTCCTGGCCTCGCGCCGCAGAGACATCATTGGCGACTACAAACACCCCAACTGGATGATTGCTTTCGGTGTGCTGGTGGTGGCTATTGCCCTTTACGCCGGGGTGAGTTCACTTAAAGGTATGGCTGCGCTCTGGAGCCGTTAA
- the pxpB gene encoding 5-oxoprolinase subunit PxpB has translation MYSEPRFLPAGERALVVEFGDEIAPEINARLRALTAALEAAPVPGVVEVVPTYRSLLVHFDPLTVAPEALEERLAHLAGNLGELKLPEPEVTVVPVCYGGEFGPDLPFVCEHTGLSAEEVIRIHTGTDYLIYMLGFTPGFSYLGGMDERIATPRLKTPRTKIPAGSVGIAGKQTGIYPIDSPGGWQLIGRTPLKLYDPFREPPVLLAAGNYVRFTAVTNEEYDAIAAQVAAGTYRVQVEPKGEGRGA, from the coding sequence ATGTACAGCGAACCGCGGTTCCTGCCGGCCGGCGAGCGGGCGCTGGTGGTGGAATTCGGTGACGAGATCGCTCCGGAGATCAACGCCCGCCTCCGGGCCCTGACGGCGGCCCTGGAAGCCGCGCCTGTTCCCGGGGTAGTGGAAGTGGTTCCCACCTACCGCTCGCTGCTGGTGCACTTCGACCCGCTGACGGTGGCGCCGGAGGCGCTGGAGGAGCGCCTGGCTCACCTGGCGGGTAACCTGGGGGAGCTTAAACTGCCTGAGCCCGAGGTTACGGTGGTGCCGGTGTGCTACGGGGGCGAGTTCGGCCCCGACCTGCCGTTCGTCTGCGAGCACACGGGCCTCAGCGCCGAGGAGGTAATCCGCATCCACACCGGGACCGACTACCTCATCTACATGCTGGGCTTCACCCCGGGCTTCTCCTACCTGGGGGGGATGGACGAGCGCATCGCTACCCCGCGCCTCAAGACGCCGCGCACCAAGATCCCGGCCGGATCGGTGGGGATCGCCGGGAAACAGACGGGCATTTACCCCATCGACAGCCCGGGCGGCTGGCAGCTCATCGGGCGCACCCCGCTGAAGCTGTACGACCCCTTCCGCGAACCGCCGGTGCTCCTGGCGGCGGGAAACTACGTGCGCTTTACGGCCGTCACGAACGAGGAATACGACGCTATAGCCGCCCAGGTGGCCGCCGGCACGTACCGGGTTCAGGTTGAGCCCAAGGGCGAAGGGAGGGGAGCGTGA
- a CDS encoding biotin-dependent carboxyltransferase family protein has protein sequence MAAVFEVLAPGLLTTVQDRGRHGYQAFGMPVAGAVDEYALRAANLLVGNAEGAAALEITLLGPALKVLSPAVIALTGADLGAMLNGAPLPLWQAAAVKAGDEISFTGVRSGCRAYLAVAGGIDVPVVMGSRSTYLRGKIGGLEGRALKAGDRLAAGEPAAAARALVGRRVPPELIPTYEGSLTLRVVLGPQDDHFTAAGRETFLTGEYTVTNEADRMGYRLEGPKIEHAGSADIISDGIPLGAVQVPGHGLPIVMLADRQTTGGYPKIATVISADLYRIGQAKPGDKVRFAAVSRKEAVQLLRGQEEKLWRLAELLSRPAGRVRHFRITVQGKKFEATVEEL, from the coding sequence ATGGCGGCGGTCTTTGAAGTGCTGGCGCCGGGCCTTCTTACCACAGTGCAAGACCGCGGCCGGCACGGCTACCAGGCCTTCGGCATGCCGGTGGCCGGCGCGGTGGACGAGTACGCCCTGCGGGCGGCCAATCTCCTGGTGGGGAACGCCGAAGGGGCAGCGGCGCTCGAAATCACCCTCCTCGGGCCTGCGCTCAAGGTGCTGTCCCCGGCCGTGATCGCCCTTACCGGAGCTGACCTGGGCGCCATGCTCAACGGTGCACCGCTGCCGCTCTGGCAGGCGGCGGCGGTGAAGGCGGGCGATGAAATCAGTTTCACCGGGGTAAGAAGCGGCTGCCGGGCATACCTCGCGGTGGCCGGGGGCATCGATGTGCCGGTCGTGATGGGCAGCCGTTCTACCTACCTGCGCGGCAAGATCGGCGGCCTGGAAGGCCGGGCGCTCAAGGCCGGGGACCGGCTGGCGGCCGGGGAGCCGGCGGCGGCGGCCCGCGCGCTGGTGGGGCGCCGCGTGCCGCCGGAGCTCATCCCAACCTATGAAGGCAGCCTTACCCTGCGCGTCGTCCTCGGCCCGCAGGACGACCACTTTACCGCCGCCGGGCGCGAGACCTTCCTCACCGGCGAGTACACCGTGACCAATGAGGCCGACCGCATGGGCTACCGCCTGGAAGGGCCGAAGATCGAGCACGCGGGCAGTGCGGACATTATATCCGACGGGATACCCCTGGGGGCGGTGCAGGTGCCGGGCCACGGCCTTCCCATCGTTATGCTGGCCGACCGCCAAACGACCGGCGGCTATCCCAAGATTGCTACGGTCATAAGCGCCGACCTCTACCGCATCGGCCAGGCCAAGCCGGGTGACAAGGTGCGCTTTGCCGCCGTGAGCCGAAAAGAAGCCGTTCAGCTCCTGCGCGGGCAGGAAGAGAAGCTCTGGCGCCTGGCCGAGCTCCTTTCCCGCCCGGCGGGGCGCGTGCGCCACTTCCGCATCACCGTGCAGGGAAAGAAGTTTGAAGCCACTGTGGAAGAGCTGTGA
- a CDS encoding LamB/YcsF family protein, translated as MVRVDLNSDVGESFGAYKLGLDAEVLKHVTSANIACGFHAGDPMVMAKTVALAAENGVGVGAHPGYPDLQGFGRRNMNLTPDEVKNFVIYQVGALAAFARAAGRPLQHVKAHGALYNMAAKDAKLAQAIAEGVKAAAPDAILLALAGSQMVTAAREVGLKVAQEVFADRAYTADGTLVPRSQPGAMIHDPEVAIPRVVRMVTEGKVTAISGEEVSIQADSICVHGDNPEAIAFVARIREALTAAGVEVVSLAKVVG; from the coding sequence ATGGTTCGCGTGGATCTGAATTCGGACGTTGGCGAAAGCTTTGGCGCGTACAAACTGGGTCTGGATGCCGAGGTCTTAAAGCACGTCACCTCGGCCAACATCGCTTGTGGCTTTCACGCCGGCGATCCCATGGTGATGGCCAAGACCGTGGCGCTGGCGGCGGAAAACGGCGTGGGCGTGGGGGCGCATCCCGGGTATCCGGACCTCCAGGGCTTCGGGCGGCGCAACATGAACCTCACCCCCGACGAAGTTAAGAACTTCGTCATCTACCAGGTCGGGGCTCTGGCCGCCTTCGCCCGCGCCGCGGGCCGGCCGCTGCAGCACGTCAAGGCCCACGGCGCCCTCTACAACATGGCGGCGAAGGACGCCAAGCTGGCGCAGGCCATCGCTGAAGGCGTGAAGGCCGCGGCGCCGGACGCCATTCTGCTCGCCCTGGCCGGCTCGCAGATGGTTACGGCCGCCCGGGAGGTGGGACTCAAGGTGGCGCAGGAGGTGTTTGCCGACCGCGCCTACACCGCGGACGGCACCTTGGTGCCGCGCTCCCAGCCCGGCGCCATGATCCATGACCCGGAGGTGGCCATCCCCCGCGTGGTGCGCATGGTCACCGAGGGTAAGGTAACGGCCATCAGCGGCGAAGAAGTCTCCATTCAGGCCGACAGCATCTGCGTTCACGGTGACAACCCCGAGGCCATCGCCTTTGTGGCCCGTATCCGTGAGGCTTTAACGGCGGCCGGGGTGGAGGTTGTATCGCTGGCCAAGGTAGTAGGTTAG
- a CDS encoding putative hydro-lyase, with translation MDVRDLPLPELRAAIRRGEYTQPTPGLAPGYAQANLVILPQKYAFDFLLFCMRNPKPCPVLDVTEVGSPVPRLAAPGADLRTDLPRYRVWEHGVLTAEVTDITACWRDDLVAFLLGCSFTFEAALLTAGIPVRHIEEGRNVPMFITNRECTPAGVFHGPMVVSMRPIPPEQVVRAVQVTSRYPAVHGAPVHIGDPAVIGIRDVMQPDFGDAVTIKPGEVPVFWACGVTPQAVAMEAKPDFMITHAPGHMFITDLKNEELAAL, from the coding sequence ATGGATGTTCGCGACCTTCCGCTCCCGGAACTGAGGGCGGCCATCCGCCGCGGCGAGTACACGCAGCCTACGCCGGGCTTGGCTCCCGGCTACGCCCAGGCCAACCTGGTGATCCTGCCCCAGAAGTACGCCTTTGATTTTCTCCTCTTTTGTATGCGCAACCCCAAACCCTGCCCGGTGCTGGACGTGACCGAAGTAGGCTCGCCCGTGCCGCGCCTGGCGGCGCCGGGGGCGGACCTCAGGACGGACCTTCCCCGCTACCGCGTATGGGAGCACGGGGTGCTCACGGCCGAGGTGACGGACATCACCGCCTGCTGGCGCGACGACCTTGTCGCCTTTCTCCTCGGCTGCAGCTTTACCTTTGAAGCGGCGCTTCTTACGGCCGGAATTCCCGTACGCCACATCGAGGAAGGGCGCAACGTGCCCATGTTCATCACCAACCGCGAGTGCACCCCGGCCGGGGTTTTCCACGGGCCCATGGTGGTGAGCATGCGGCCCATTCCACCGGAGCAGGTCGTGCGGGCGGTGCAGGTAACGTCGCGTTACCCGGCCGTGCACGGTGCACCGGTGCACATCGGCGACCCGGCCGTCATCGGCATCCGCGACGTCATGCAGCCGGACTTCGGCGACGCGGTAACCATAAAGCCCGGCGAGGTCCCCGTCTTCTGGGCCTGCGGGGTGACGCCGCAGGCGGTGGCCATGGAGGCTAAACCCGACTTTATGATCACCCATGCCCCCGGGCATATGTTCATCACCGACCTGAAAAACGAAGAACTGGCCGCGCTCTAG
- a CDS encoding ABC transporter ATP-binding protein codes for MVKEKETPALVLKEVSKAFQQRNGRALPVLTDVNLQTAHGEFVTLLGPSGCGKSTLLRLLAGLDTPTAGEISVFGSPVRGPHPERGLVFQDPTLFPWLTVAQNAALGPTARGLRIPREEVLAFLDRVGLADFASAFPHQLSGGMAQRAALARVLINRPRVLLLDEPFGALDAFTRMDMQNLLRSLVAGEEITTVLVTHDVDEALFLSDRIVVLTARPGRIQATLSVPLPHPRDRSAPAFLKLRGELLRLFAQAQEAGREGSAGGLPNAAG; via the coding sequence GTGGTGAAAGAAAAAGAAACCCCGGCGCTGGTCCTGAAAGAGGTAAGCAAGGCGTTTCAGCAAAGAAACGGCCGGGCCCTCCCGGTTCTTACGGACGTTAACCTGCAAACAGCGCACGGAGAGTTTGTTACGCTGCTCGGACCGAGCGGTTGCGGCAAGTCAACTCTCCTGCGGCTCCTGGCCGGGCTGGATACGCCGACGGCAGGTGAAATCTCTGTTTTCGGCTCACCGGTGCGCGGGCCGCACCCGGAGCGCGGCCTCGTCTTCCAAGACCCAACCCTCTTTCCCTGGCTCACCGTGGCCCAAAACGCAGCCTTGGGGCCTACCGCGCGCGGTCTCCGCATCCCCCGGGAGGAGGTCCTTGCGTTTCTTGACCGGGTAGGGCTCGCGGACTTTGCCTCCGCCTTCCCCCACCAGCTGTCGGGAGGCATGGCCCAGCGGGCCGCTTTAGCCCGGGTGCTCATTAACCGCCCGCGCGTTCTGCTGCTCGATGAACCCTTCGGCGCCCTGGATGCTTTTACCCGGATGGACATGCAAAACCTCCTCCGCAGCCTTGTGGCCGGCGAAGAGATCACCACCGTTCTGGTCACCCACGATGTCGACGAGGCGCTCTTTTTGAGCGACCGCATTGTGGTCCTTACCGCGCGCCCCGGCCGCATCCAGGCGACCCTGTCTGTCCCCCTTCCTCACCCCCGCGATCGCTCGGCCCCGGCCTTCCTCAAGCTCCGGGGCGAGCTGCTCAGGCTGTTCGCCCAGGCGCAGGAAGCAGGGCGGGAAGGAAGCGCGGGCGGACTACCGAACGCGGCCGGTTAA
- a CDS encoding ABC transporter permease, producing MARIREAVPLAAAALALVALWQLLTDGWGLLPLPFFPSPVKVFSVFFLDYRSLAVSALHSLRLLFLGFAVGAGAGLMTGVLMGWYLPVRYWLGAVLRFIGPLPATAWIPLALAIFPTSFSASVFILALATWFPVTVMTWSGISNVPRAYFEVAQTLGAGEGFLIRHVAVPAALPYIFVGLFMGLGTSFTTLVVAELLGVKAGLGWYIQWHMGWGEYYKVYAALLTMAALFSLIITGLFRLRDRVLAWQRGFIKW from the coding sequence GTGGCTAGAATAAGAGAAGCCGTTCCGCTGGCAGCAGCGGCACTGGCTCTGGTCGCCCTCTGGCAGCTCCTGACGGATGGGTGGGGGCTCTTGCCCCTACCCTTTTTCCCTTCCCCCGTTAAGGTTTTCAGCGTTTTCTTCTTGGACTACCGGTCTTTAGCCGTAAGCGCACTTCATTCTTTGAGGCTCCTCTTCCTCGGCTTCGCCGTAGGTGCCGGGGCAGGACTCATGACGGGCGTGCTCATGGGCTGGTACCTCCCCGTGCGCTACTGGTTGGGCGCGGTACTCCGCTTCATCGGCCCGCTTCCGGCCACCGCCTGGATACCGCTCGCCCTGGCCATCTTCCCCACCAGCTTCAGCGCCAGCGTTTTCATCCTGGCCCTCGCCACTTGGTTTCCGGTGACGGTCATGACCTGGTCCGGGATCAGCAACGTACCTCGTGCCTACTTTGAAGTGGCCCAGACGCTGGGAGCTGGGGAAGGCTTTCTCATCCGGCACGTGGCCGTCCCGGCGGCGCTTCCTTACATCTTCGTCGGGCTTTTTATGGGCCTCGGTACGTCCTTTACCACGCTGGTGGTGGCGGAGCTCCTGGGCGTCAAGGCTGGGCTGGGCTGGTACATCCAGTGGCACATGGGCTGGGGCGAGTATTATAAGGTCTATGCCGCCCTGCTCACCATGGCCGCCCTCTTCTCCCTTATCATCACCGGCCTCTTCCGCCTTCGCGACCGCGTGCTGGCCTGGCAGAGGGGGTTCATAAAGTGGTGA